The Chiroxiphia lanceolata isolate bChiLan1 chromosome 3, bChiLan1.pri, whole genome shotgun sequence DNA segment TGCTGCACCAATATGTTGAGGTAAGGTAGGAAGGGGAGCCTGACAAATCTTGCCCCTTTCGGTAATGCACAGTTAAGGTGAAGGTCACTGAATGCCTGCAGTGGCAGTGCAGTTTTTCTGCAACCATCTCATAGTGCTGTGGAAAATCAGGGGAGTTTAAACCATGTCGATCAGAGAAGGAGTGTGATGTTTTTTCCTCGCCTTGCATAAGTATGGGCATGTATTTTCAATCTACAGTGTTATTATTGTGGAATGTATCTTGTACGTTTATGAGAAAGTAACCTTGCTTCTGAACGTCTGGAACAGATGCGTGGTTCATGTGTCATTAAATTagaaactgcaggaaaacaaagaaccaTCTGGAGACTTGGTGGGGGGGGAGGTTGAGGTTTCTGGTTAAATGTATTatctgcacaggaaaaaatgtagtGTTTCAGCTACAAAAGGAGGGAAAGTGTGCTGggcattttattttggtttggttttaaaccATCTTCTTTCCATAATTAGGTGGCGCACCAGAATGAAAGACATGGACAATATCCAAACTGTAAAGAAAGAATGGTAGGTGCCAGTTCTCCCCTCCCtatttcctccccttcctttcccattGCTGTCTGTGTGTCCTGTTATGACCTTTCAAACTTCGTTAAATtctaaaatttaatattttttctctatcCACTTAATCCACACGTACTGAAGGTTTCAAAAAAATGCTATCATTTTGCTGAAAGATTCCTCACATACCTGAAATGTTTCCTAGATGCAAGAagctctgtaaatatttttatttaaaaaagcaaggCAGCCTTACAAATTGCTAACTCACTGTGCAGCTCTACGTTTGATGTGGAGGTGTTTGGTTTTCCAGTTCTGTTTCTGTGGTAAAGCATAGTGAATACCTACATTAATGCTTCaagtttcttttgttctgttagAAAACTAATGGGGACGGCATACTTttgaaatttcttctttaatgttgttgaggttttcttttgtttaaagatGTTAATCTGTGGGGATTCTTAGTGTGGCATAGATGCACTGCAAACAATTCCATTTTATGCAAATGTATCAAATTACCATGCCAGTAAGCATTGCTGCTTCTGAATTCAATGCAGAGTTTTATGTAAAACTGGGTATTTTTCaagagctgggattttttttcctgaattgcTTAAAATAGACTTTTCTGAATCTCCAATAGGAATAACTCCTGCAATGTTTACTAAAAGCTGCATAATCCTCTTACTATGCAAAGAACCTATACTGAAAGATAATCATTCATTCAGGTTgcatatttctgcattttgattGGCGAAAATTTAACAGAAACAGCTGTCACATATACAATGTTCTATAAAAAGATGTGGTTGATGCATCTTTTTTAATACCCTGGCAGTCTCCACAGTGTTGAAGGCTTCTATTGTATTTCTTCGGTGTGCTCCAGTGGTGTTGAGTCACTTGACTTTCTCTAATGCACTTTCCAAGACAGTGATGGTGGTGCCGGGAATGGGCAGGGTCAAGTGGGGGTGGGGGAGTAAATCCTAGGGCAGTTTTCTTGTATGCGTATTTTAAAACCTATGGCAGAGGAACCTAAGCCTATATCATGGAAATGCTTTGAGGAAGGGCCTTCATTGGTGTGCAGTTAAATGTTGGGTGGTTTGAATTAGAAGTATGAATCACCTAACTTGCATTCGTTGTTCTGATACCAAGTTTAGAAGTTTTGCACAGATGAATTCACCTTTTCTATTGTCATTCTTTAACTTTGCTTCTAAAGTGCAAATAGTAGCAGTTAAGAGACTGAGAAGAAGTTTATAGAAAATGCACAACACTAAGTTGACCTGATGTTTTGTAACAGCCAAGTAAGCTGGGTGGAGGGGAGTGAGCCTTCTACACCTTTTAGTACTGAGCTTCTGAAGTACCTGCTTATCCTCATGCATCCTCTGAGGAGTCATTTTTACTTGTGTCTTTGTTCTGCAGGGTGTGTAAATCAGGAACCAGTGATCAGATTTTGAATGGTACAGAACAAAACTGTGAGTACTTTGTAGATAACCTGTTTGAAGAAGCTCAGAAGGTTGGTGCTATGTGTGTGCCCCCAACTACAGTCAAGAATCAGGTAGgcagtgaagaaaaaatactCCTGTTTAACATAACAGCACTGCAGGGGTACTCTGGAAAACAGATGCCAGAAGTCCAACAGTCTTATCCAGTACATTTGTAAATAAATTCACACTGAATTCAGAGAGCTGTAGGAACAGCCTCTCATGTCTCAGTCAGCCAGGCCTGTGCTGCTGTACTTCTGGCTTTTACTAATTTATAGTGGGTTTAGTGTCATTCTAGAACTGATGCTGGCATTGGCTAATGCACTTCTGCTTTATTAGTAAGGAGAGTGACATGAGCAGAAGTTCCAAGGAATGACAACTACTATTACATAAGGAGTTATTTAAGGAGCTGCAGCCTTCTTATGCAGAGGCATAGcccatattttttcatttactcttATTCATATAATTATGGTAGTAGTGGGATGTTCAGTGTGGGTTTCTATCTTGGTGATTCTGTCCTTTTCAAGTTTTTCTGTTACTCACGAAAGACTGCtaaggggagggagaaaaggccATGTAGAACAAAGATGTCACGAAGAAATGTGGAGTGGGCATTGCTGGAAATTATGTTCATAGAGTCCCTAActgagcctggaaaaaaaaggaatttcaggAGCAGTATGTTAAATTGCAGTTCTGAAGTAGTGTTACATGACATTACTTGTGTCAATGCCTAAATGGGAAATTGGTGTGGAATAATTAACCCATGCTAAATTTGCATACTGGCTCACTGTAAAGGAACCTTCCCATAATTGGAACTCCTTCCACATGCATTGGTGCTATAAGACACAGgagttttttaaagaatgtagTCTTGCTGAGTGTTATAAACTTTTTTTGACAGACTACCCaactgaaagagaaggaattttATTCAGCAGTTTGCACATGCCTGTTTATTTATGTAGCAATCATCTAACAAGTCAAAATgcgaaaaagaaaaaaaaaaagataaaattgtcAGGTACTATCAAGCCTAGTTCAAACTAATTTCCAGCTGAGGTGAATTCTGCATTCATATCTGCTTCCTATACCTCACCTGTGGCCAAGTATCTGTCGAGACAAGGTTATTTCAGGGATATGAAATATTCAGACCTGGATAATCAAATGCTTCCTTAAATGACATGATGCATAAATGTCCCAAATATATTCATGTTACAGTTGAGGAGATTTTAGTAAACAGTGTGAAGGCTATAAGTTGGAGTAGTGGATGATTTCTGGCGAAGTTAACGAATCACcgagaatttatttttccattcgCCTAACACCAAGGTTTTGAATATACCCAGGAATTCCAGGGTAACATAAATGTATGACTGTGTGAAAGTAAATTTTCTGGGACTTGCTTCATTTTCTGAGTGAAAAGCTTCTGCATGCATTATCTCAATGCCTTTACTTTGAGAAAATCTTCCTGAATGACCAGAACAAGGCTCTACCCTGGTAAATCCCCAGCTGGACTATTCTAGCAGTTGGTGTTCCAACACCAGGCATGTGTGCTCTCAAATTAGCTCTTGAGGAGTTGCAGCTGGCTGGGATTGTccagctcttttatttttttcctcctttctgaaTTGAAGGAGTGTTCTTGACCTGGGAAAGCAGAATGACTGGGGGAAGGTTTATTTCTAACCCTGATTGACACAAGATCCTTAGAAATGTCACTTACCCCCTGCAGTTGCTGTGCCTGTTGGCTTGGGGCCAAGGCAGATTACAGTGAGCCTGCTCTCAGTATTTTTAGTCCATGGAGTGGATGATTTATAATCACAGGGTACTGTGGGTATACCAAGCTGCTTTTACATCAGTGTTGTAATGAGGCTCGTCCTTACTTTGTAGGTTGATGTCATCATTAAACTTTGGAAAAACGGGTTTACGGTAAATGACAGTGAACTTCGGAGCTACACTGATGTTGCAAACCAGCAGTTCTTGGACTCCATTAAAAAGGGGTAAGCAAGTTTTGTGTTCTTAACCAGCCTGAGTTAATGTGCTTCAGGTAGCACTTAGCTTATGCTCTAGATTTTTTACATGGCTCCTTGGCTTTGCTGCACTGCAGTGTCCCTGTAGGAGCGCAGGCCCTGCTGGTCTCGTTCCTGCAGTGCTAATGGCTGTTGAAACATCAACAGGTGTAATACAGCTTTAAGTGGCAGTAGTGTGCAGTTACTGATGAATAGATAAAAGGCAGTGTTGGTGGGGGGCACAGCAGgtgcagaacaaaacaaagaataaatcAGTGCCCAGTAAGAGCTTCTGATCAAATGGTATTTTGACTAATGAACTCAATGCACAAGTGGTTGAGCATTTCTGGTTTTAtggtctttgttttctttttgttcgTGCAAAGCCTTAAACAGGCACAGATGGTCCATGTAACATCAAGAAACTCTGGTCAGTCTTAAGTTTCAGACATTTTTCCTAGTACAAACTCGCTATTTCAGTCATTTTACCTGAACACAGAATTCTTATGTTTATCCCTGTGTCTTGTCTTTATCCTTGTGTTAAAAGTTAATGTGTTGTCTTGATTTCTGCTAGTGTTTGCAGTTGTTGGTTTAAGAAAGCAGGTTGACCATACAGACCAACGTGATTTTGAACCTTTAATTTGTAGTCTGTTTTCTCACCCCAGACAGATGGAGAGGATAATATAATTCAATAACTCCTTATCAAGCATGTGAAATTACTAAGCCattgtacttttctttttcatacttTGCTAGCCtatgaaaaaatactgattttataCTATTTCTCCTCTATGGCTGTCATCTGTGTTAGTTGTAATAGCAATTAACTGCACTGTTTAAAGCTCTTTGTGTTCTTTGTGTGCATTCATCAGAAGTTTGCCACCTTTCTTCCACTGTTTGCCTGCGAAGATGCTAATTATGGGATGGCTCCTGCATAATCATTGATGGTAGAGAAAGCACTTAGTacagcccctctgccagctgAGCCCCTCCACCCCAAATTGTACCGTCTGCATCAGAGCTCATAGACAAAGGCATTGTTGTTTTCTGCTTAATGCAATTAAAGCATCACCAAGGTGATGTTATTGCACTAAAGAGTGTGGCTATTAGTGATGATCTAATTTTTAAAGGCTGTGGTTTTTTGTAATTAACCACATTGTGTCTAAACtcagttctttctctttaaaagccaattgtctttttttttcttgttttactaTAGAGATAAAATAATTCAGCCTTTTTGTAGCAATGTGCAGCAATACTCAACTTCCTACACATCGTGTCCTTAAAAGTGGTAACTGCTGAGTAAACTTGAACATCattcaaaaaacttttttttttttttattgttccaTTTCTAGTTAATTTGCAGTTCAGGAACTTGAAGTTGTTTGTGTGCCATGCACTTAATGTAAATTTTAGTAAattcttgggatttttttttttttaaagcatcacCCTTGAAAGGCTAAATGTAGAACAAGTATTAATCATTAATCTATTTTGTATACTGAAAACAGTATAGTTGTTCTTTATCTGACatgccttctttttcttttaagggaaCTGCCTTTCGAGCTACAAAAAGTTTTTGATAAGGAGGAGGTAGATGTGAAAGTGGAAGATAAAAAAGATAAGGTGTACTTGTCATCGAGAAAGCCAATGTTTCATCCCTTTTCTGGTCACGGTTACAGATTAGGAAGGTGAGTAGTCTGACGTGCTCTATGACTGAGTAGTTGAAGGGAACTGTACCTAGGTTAAGGATtataattcaggttggaagtgacctctaGAATTTTCTAATCTAAACTCCTGCTCAAAGAAGGCCAGCTGCAGGGGCAGATGAGGTTGCTCAGCCTGTTGTCCAATTGGGTCTTGAAATCCTGCAAGAGTGAAAAGCTGCACAGCCTGCTCTAGTGCTGGACTGTCTTTGTaggaaagaagtttttccttatatccagtCTGAATGTTTCttgtttgaatttctgtccTCCATGAAGAGCCTGGGCCCCTCCTCCTGATGGCCTCCTGCAGACCCTGACAGGCTGTTTGTAGGTGCCCCATGACCACCACCATCATCCACAGGCTGAACAAACACCTCAGCCTCTGCTCACAGAGTGAATGCTCCATCCTGCAGCGATCTTGGTGTCTCTCCATGAAACCTGGAGCTTGGGGGATAATTGGCCATGTTGCTGTGTTAATACAGACAGGATGCTGGTATCTTTCTTTGTTCGAGCTCACAGTATTAGCAGAAGTGTTTCCAGCTGAAAGGCTGTCATTCTTCTGTGACTTAAGAGAAAAGAATCTCTTTTAAAGCTTTATGTTTGAGAAAAGGGGAGTATGACAATCCCATAAAGGAAACTGAAGAAGTAAGAGGTTATTTTCTATTCTCTTAAAATTGCTCCATACTTAATCATGCGTTTGTTGCAGTTAAGGCATTTTAGCATGTTACAGTGATCCTCTTTACTCCATGTCTCTCATAGTTGGAGAGTGTCAGCCACTAATGCCAGTGCTAAAACTGTGCTTGATTTACAACCAAACTGCGTTGTATTTTGGCCAGCTGTTGTAGAGGGACAGGCCAGGAGTTCATGTGTTTGatctctgtgatttttctttactCCAGCCAGATTATCTGCTTCACATATTCTTGTCATGAAAGGTTTATGTGCCTATAAAAGCAGGCTTGAGCTTAGGGAACAGGACACTTTCAGTGACCAGGAGCCTACAGGATCCTCCACAGGTGGGACTGCTGAGTGACCTGCAGGCTGGGGTTGTAGACTGTGGTGAAACCTTACGTGAGCAGCTTGTGTCAATTAAGTGGGAAGGGTTTGGCTGCTAAGGCCCCGTGCTCATGCTGAGGGAAAACGTGACCTAGGCAGGGGAAGAAGGTAATGTGCAGAGCAAGAACCTGATAACAGTAAAGGATGAATGGTTCCAGGCTTCAGAGAAGCAAGTATCTGTTTTATCAGTTGCATCTGTTCCAGTAGCACAGTCAATTCAGTTGCTCCATGCTTAAGTAGATACTGTCAATAGGGAAAACCTTCCCTTGAGAGATGGATGAGATGCTGCAAGACTTTTGGTGGCACTGAAATCCTGAGCAAACAAGGATCAAGAACTTAACCTTATTTTACGTAGgtagcaaaaccaaacagatcCTCAGTGTGCTGGGTTTCTGCTGCTAACCAGTGCTAAGTGGTAGGTTGTTCAGCTGCTTGTTTTGCTCTGCCATGCCTACAGCAAGTAATGATCTTGCTTCCCAGTAGGCAAGTTAGGATTTGGAAACATGCTAATCTGTGAATTTCGGTTGACTGGTCTTGTGCACTGAGTCTTGTACATTGAATCCTACAACTTGCTtagcatttgtttttgttttttttttctactcttctAGTCTATTCTGTGCTATGCTATCAGAGCCTGTTCTTTAAAgacaagtaaatatttttgctgatgTTGGAAACATGAGCAATAAGTGCTCTTACTCCATAAACTAGTGCTCAGTTCCTGCTCTTAATAAATGTCCGTTGCATGTATATGCTACACTTGCAGCAGAAAAGCTTAATGGAGTAGAGCTGGCTGAGACCTGGAACAAGTTTTAAGCTATGGAACTCCTTTTCCACAGTTGCATTTGTGTGATTAGTCAGAAATGAGAGAGACAAATGACCGAAGAGTTTATTTCAGCTTATTGCTTATCTAAACTTCTGTTTATCAAAAAAACACTTTATTAGTCTATTTTGCCAGTGATCCTAGGTGGAGGAACTTTGTGGTGCATGAACCATTATGAATTGGTCTGTTGGCTGGCTCTTTAAAACTTTTGTTGGAGGAAAACTAGAGGAACTAGAAATAAGTATATTGATACAGCTCAGATGAGCTTGATCTTCcactttttgttttacaggAGAAACAAATGAGACTTACCAGAATTTTCTGATGTACCTTATAAACCTGTATAACTAATGGATATATTATGTTTTATCTACCACCATTCAGCTGCATTTCATAGTTTGAGATTATGACTAGATTTACAACTGCACTTCTCTGTTGAGCTTATCAATGCATCTTTAGGACTGCATCAGAAATACGTTAATTAAACTATTGACTGAAATCCCTTGTAGCAAAGTGGGCTTGCTCTATAACCTCATTAGGGTAAAGCACTGTGTGTCAAGCTTCTGAAGGATGAGTCAGGGTAAGTCATGATACCTCACTCCTGGGCTTTTTCTTCTCAGGAAATTGACAGGATGCTCTTATATCTCTTCGATCTTTAGTTTACATCTTCTTTTGATAATCTTATAAAAGGAGTAAGCCTTTAAAAGGAGTTGCAGTGCTTCAATGTCAGGCTAATAAGAGACTTAGATTCTTAATTTGTGACTTTAGACAAAGCTCTCACCACTAGATGGCTTTATCTGTCAGTTCTTCAAGAGCAAAGTTGTTATATATAGAAATGCTTTAAACCTTGATGAATACAGTTCTTCTGACTCTTGCAGCTTCAATAACGTGTTGGCTTCAGCTTCACACACACTTGCTTTTGAAAGAATCATCTCCAGTGTCTACCACAAATTGAGATATGACCTTGAGGGAAGCTGGTTTGAGAATGACACCACACCAAAATCTGTATCCATGGGAGACAGTTTTCTGAGCTACAGCTGTGACTGATATAGTTCAGCCCAGGCTGGGCCAGACACTGGGCAGCTGCACAGCCGAGcacctctgcagcctctgctgtgcACGAGTGCTGCAGTGTCTGAGCTGAGAACTGAACACCACTGAGCAAGTAGACAGCAAAAGCTGATCATTGTTGGACTGAAGTAtgacttgaaatttttttttttttttttgcttggctCACAAGACTGTTTAACGTTGTCTTGCTGGTGCTCAAGCTTTTCATCCTGATCTAGAGGGCAGTTAAGTTTTATTCTGTACTGAGGTCAAGCATGAACAGAAGCTGGGTGTGAGATAGTGAGGCAGGTGAATAGTAGTAAGTCACCTGTACTTGGAAGACCAGAATATTTTACGGATCTGCCTCTTGGTGCCAAGTTCTTGTGGCCCAGCTAATTTCTGTGTAATCCAAAACAGGTTGATGTCCCTTATCTGCCTCCAATCACATTGAACAGCTCTTACCACTCACTTGGGGATGAGATTTCTTGATCCTCATTCTTTTTGCTGAGTTTCaattgaagaaataaaaggtgTCTCTGCTGGTTGATATTCTATAAGTTAGGGCAGCACTTAACTAGGCAGTGGGAAATAAGAGTTTTTGAAATACCTCAGACTAAGAACTTGAGCCCAAGACTCTAACTTTATTAGCCTGAATATATTAAGTTGTTAGCcatctttgttttaattataaattagCTAAGACTTTTCTGCTTTATGATTAAACTAAGGTACAAGGACATAAGAGAGCAGATGTGCAGTATAGTTATTATTCTATGGCCATCAGTTACCCCGTTCTCTCTCAAGAAACTGTAACTGATCAATTTTCTGTGCAAGGAGAAAGCTTTTCTGCAAACCGCTGCTAAGTGTTCATGTAGTCAGTGACCACAGCTGAGCCCAGAAAAGAAATGGTAACTCCTTAAATCACTTCTCTTGCTCTGCAAGCAAACATCTGGTTATACTCACAGGAGCTGAGGATGTGCCCATTGGATCAGCCCTGACGATGACTTAAACAGTACGTGCTGAAAAGGCTTAGTCATGAAAGCACTAAGCTCTAGACatttcttcagaataaaaatttttgcaagtaatttttttgttgtttgatttttaagatcATGGTCTTGGACTGAGGTCCCTGTATTCTGTCAAGTCATCTTGTGTGTCTTTGCCCCTATGGGAGGGTTGGCTGTAGAAAGTgccttagaaaaataaaatccaaatgcTGTGTGTATCAGCCTGGATTTTTCACATTAAGTCAATTGCTCTGATAGATGAGTAATTCTTCTAAGCTGAAATAGATGATGCTGGAGTCTAAATCAAGGCTAACAACATTCAGTTAAATTGAATTACTGTAATCACATTACGGTGAAAATTAACTTTGAGTATGCAAATTCAGTACTCAACCCCCTTAAAGTTTCACCTGTGTGATTAGAGTACAAAAATGCATGAAGCATCTTCAGACTGTTTTGTCTCTTGTCTATTCAGATTTAATCCTTCAGTcttataaaaatgttaaatatgaGCAAACTGAAATTCTATACCATGTTGAAGTCTTTAAGTGAAAGTACTGGCATACAGTTGAAAAAAAGATGATATTTATGtcatttttgttaaaataagaAGTCATCAGTGCACCCTGGTACAGGGCAGAAAGCTCCAGAAGCAGAGGTCTGGAGGGGGGTTCAAGCTTACATGTGTACCCAGAAGCCATAACCTCATACggcttttcttttcagtgctaCTCCAAGGATAATCTCTAAAGTGAGAGATGATCATCAAGGGCCTGATGACAAAAGACACCTGCCTTTAGTACCCTTGAATGATTTGGAGCCTATCACTAACATCCAGATCTGGTTAGCTGATGGGGAAAGGATAATTCAGAAATTCAATGTTTCTCACaggtaaaatgtattttagcaCTGTCATATGTATTTACATCTGAACTATTTGTGTTGTGCCTGTATACATAAGTCTCTGATTTCTGTGGATAATCTGTCTCCTCAGTTCACTTAGTGTTGGACTGCTGTGTCTAGAAAACCTTTGAATTTTGAGAAATCTATTAGTTGAGAAGAGAGGAGCATAAGAGGAATGTGAACTGATATTAGTAGTCAGTTTATAACTGAGCATAAAGGAAAATCTGAGGAAATTGTAGGAGTTCTTTTTAGGTTAGTGTAAGTTAGGCTCATTACTAGAGGAAACAGCTTTTATGATTACAGATTTCTCAAAACAACTACATCTGGAGCAAATGGCTTACTAAAAAGCCTGCTAGTCATTGGGCATAGACAGCACCACAGGTGGAAGCTGGAGAATGTGACTTAGAACTGAGCCAGAGAAACCTCTGGGGAGGGCCAGAGTCAGTGCACTGGGCAGGGGAGGTTCATCTCCTGCGTGTCAACATGGACAGAATAGAATGCACCAAGTGtgtttaattattaattaataaaagaTCCAGTTCCCAAGGAAGCTTATAAATTGGATAATGACAGAAGGTGTCAGCACAGCACATGTATGCAGGAGCTTTGAGAAAGTAGGATTAACACTTTTTGACATTCAATTGTAGAACTACTGT contains these protein-coding regions:
- the UBXN2A gene encoding UBX domain-containing protein 2A isoform X1, which gives rise to MKDMDNIQTVKKEWVCKSGTSDQILNGTEQNCEYFVDNLFEEAQKVGAMCVPPTTVKNQVDVIIKLWKNGFTVNDSELRSYTDVANQQFLDSIKKGELPFELQKVFDKEEVDVKVEDKKDKVYLSSRKPMFHPFSGHGYRLGSATPRIISKVRDDHQGPDDKRHLPLVPLNDLEPITNIQIWLADGERIIQKFNVSHRISHVRDFITKYQGSEGSVPFTLTTSLPFRELQDETLTLEEAKLQNAVVVQRLQKTTEPFRLLVIKAPDNDCKTAATPNGQLKNEQKNAVSSTRSN
- the UBXN2A gene encoding UBX domain-containing protein 2A isoform X2; the encoded protein is MVQNKTVDVIIKLWKNGFTVNDSELRSYTDVANQQFLDSIKKGELPFELQKVFDKEEVDVKVEDKKDKVYLSSRKPMFHPFSGHGYRLGSATPRIISKVRDDHQGPDDKRHLPLVPLNDLEPITNIQIWLADGERIIQKFNVSHRISHVRDFITKYQGSEGSVPFTLTTSLPFRELQDETLTLEEAKLQNAVVVQRLQKTTEPFRLLVIKAPDNDCKTAATPNGQLKNEQKNAVSSTRSN